The following is a genomic window from Nocardioides thalensis.
CGGCGACGGTGTCGGCGACCCGTCGCTCGAGGACGGCGCTTTGGACCTGCTGGTCGGCGCAGTGCAGACAGTTCACGACCTCGGCGATGCTGCCAGCGGCACCGATGGGACCTGCGAGTTCACTGACTACGACTCTGCCCCCGGGAAGTGGATCCGGGTACCAGCGACCGAGCAGTTGCACAACGGCGTTTGCCCCAACCGCGACGGCGACGGTGGCGGCAACGTGGTCGCTCGTACCCAGGTCATCTATGACAAGGGCGGTTCTCTGGACCGTGGCCTGCCCACGCAAACCAAGCAGTGGACCTCCGACGTCCTGGGGTGGGCCGGCCTCCACACCATTAACACCTACGCGACTTACGACACCTACGGCCGCGTCATCGAGACCCGCACCCCGGGTGGCTCGGGCAACGTCCTGACCACCACCACCAACTACAACCCGGGCTCCGGGGACGCGTTGCCAGTCGCGGAGGTGAAGACCATCCAGCACGACGTGCTGCAGCGCGAGAACGACGCCCTCAACGACCTGATCAGCACAACTCATTACCTGCCTGGCCGTGGCGTCCCCACCCGTGTCGTCACGGGCGCCAGCGGAGCCCAGAGCGACGACGACGCGACCACCTCGATCGCCTACGACCCGCTCGGTCGACCTGTCGATGTGTGGTTGCCCGGACGGTCCCGGGAACACAACGCCGGCCATCCCTCGACCAGTTACACCTATTCTTGGCCCGTTGGCGAGATCCCGTCGCGGGTTCGCACCAAGACCTTGCGCACCGACACGTCCCCAGGGACCGCCGGCGATGAGATCTACGACGAGTCCTATACCTACATCGATGGCTGGGGTCGCACGCTCGAGACTCAGGTCCCCCAGCCCGGGGGATCTGGGCGGATCGTTTCGGTCACCGGCTACGACGAGCTCGGCCAGGTCCGTTACACGATGCCCGGTGTCCTCAACCCCGGGACGCCTGGCAACGCGCTGGTCAACCCCGACCCGGCGACGGTCGCTCGATACTCACTCACCGAGTACGACGCCGCGGGCCGCCCCATCAGCGTGGAAGATCGCCTGCCCGACGGCACGGCCACCACGGTCACCCAGTACCGCGGTGACGTGACCGAGGTCAACGCGCCCGCGATCGGGTTCACCCGCACCCAGGTCGACGTGTGGGACCGGGCCACCAGCGTCCAACAGTTCAAGGTCAACGCCGACCACGCCACCGACATCGTCGACTACACCTACACCGCCCGTGGCGAGCTCAGCTCCGCCACCAAACCGCGGCTGCCTGGATCGCCGACCTGGACCTACACCTACGACATGGCTGGGCGCCAGATCAAGGCGTTCGACCCCGACACCGGCCGCACCGAAACCGAGTACGACGACGCCGGTAACCCAACGCGCGTCCGGACCTTTGCGATCGGCGGCCTCGCCAACCCCGCCACTGTCATCGCGACACGCTATGACCGCCTGTCCCGGCCCTTAGTGAAATATGACCTTACCGACGTTGCCGACCCCGCAACTGAGGCCGGCACCGTTCTGACCGAGTGGAGCTACGACAACCGCCTCGTTCCCAGGTCCGCCGGCCGGCTCACGTCGGTAAGGCAGCCGATCACCGGCATCGACGCGGTCGGCGAAGCGCCGGCCATCGCGGGTGCCTACGTCACCGGAGTCACCTCCTACGACGCCCGCGGGCAGGCCATCAAGACCTATGAAACCTACCCTGCCTCACTCACTGGCGAAGAGGCCACCAGCAGCGACACGGTCACTCACACCACGACCAGGTCGTACAACCAGGCCGGGCTCCCGGAGACCGTTACCTATCCGTCAGCACCCGAGCTTCCGCCGATGGAGGTCGCCTACAGCTACACCACGGGCGGCCGAATGAAGACAATGCGGATCAAAAACAGTACCGGCGACACCGGGCTACGCGCCGCAGAGGTCGGATACGACGACCTAGGACGACCCGCAGAGATCACCTCAGGCAAGTACACAGGCGACACCTTCCTCACCGGGCTGCGCCGCACCTACAGCTACGAAAGCCAGACCGGTCGCCCCAATCTCATTCGCGGCTGGATCACCCCCGGCGCACCTGGTGGCACCGCCGGCGCCGAGTACCGGGCACTGGAGCTCGACTACGCCTACGACCCAGTCGGCAACCCCACCCACATCACCGGGACTGCCCAAACCACGCACGGTGGAGCCGACACGAAGAGCACTTGGTGCTATAGCTACGACGGTCTCAACCGGCTCGTCAACGCGAAGACCGCCACGACCGAGACCTGCAGCACGCTAGTGCCCGAGGGCTCCGAACACGCCGGGGCGACCCTAGTCGTCGGTGACTCCTACGACCTGAGCTACACCTACGACGCCGACCGACTGACCAGCGTCGCCGGAGCCGGAGAGACGATCACCTACGCCAACGACAACACCAATGGCACCCGACCCCACCACACCACCGACCTCGACCCGACCGGAACGCTAGACGCGAACACGATCGAGAACTGGCCGGCCGAGCTGCCCGCACCCGGACAGATCGAGATGGACGGCCAGGGCCGGATCACCGCCTGGACCCGCGACGCCACCGAACAGGCTCCCGGGCCAATGCCGAACAAGGGACCCATCTCCGGGGGGATCAGTTACGCCTACAACAACCTCGGCCAACTCGCCGGCGTCACCGCGACCGACAACCACTCTGCCAGCCACACCTACGGCTACCGTGCAGACGGAACCCGGCTAGTCCGACGGACCAAGGACGGGAACAAGGTCGCCACCACCTTCTACCGTGCCGACGGCACTGAAGTCACTCGCACTCACACCGGAACTGCTACCGGCGTCGACGTCGACGACACCAGCGTCCGCAACCTCGCAACGTTGGACGGTGTTCCGGTCGCGATCCAGACCAGTACGACAGCGAACCCAGCCGGCAACGCCGACGCCGCCTGGACCTGGCCACTTGCCGACACCCAGGGCTCGCTGCGTCTGACCTATGAGCACAGGTCGCACAGCGAAGGGACGATCCAGCGACCCAACTACTACCCATTCGGCGATCCGGTCGTCGACGGCGCAGCAAGCGTTCCCACCACCACTAACGGACGCGGATACCTCAACAAGCCCCACGACGTCACCGGCGGAATCAGGCTCGACCACCGCAACTACGAAGCCAGTTTCAATATCCTCACTACGCCGGATCCCCTGTTGGTGCCTAGCAATCCGCAGTCCTTCAACCCGTACGCCTACTCCGCCAACAACCCCATTGCTGCTGTCGACCCCAGCGGACTCCGATGCAAGGACCTACCAGTCAGCGGCAACGTCAAGACGGCCTCGTGCGGATCTGCTGATCCCAATAACAACGATACCGACTCGGGGTCCGATTCGGGGTCGTCGGGCGACCCATACGCAGGTCTTTCTGAGGACGAGGCGGCGCCGCTAGACGCGTGGACTGAAGAAGGCCTTGCGGCAGGAATGTCGCCCGAGGAAGCGCAGCAGTTCGCATTCGACAGGTACTTCCAGACCTTCCTTTCGCAGAGCGGTGACGGAGGTTATGAGAAGGTCAAAAAGCTCTACTGCGGGGGCGCCGGGACGTCAACCCCGCTCTGTACTGGCCCAACCTTGAAGTCATTCATCGAACTTGTCCTCACCGCATCAATGTTTGTGGGAGTCGGTGAGTTCGGTGTAGCCGGCCGCTCTGGATATCAAGCCCTTCGCGCCCTCCTTGGAAGGGGGGCTGCCACGTCTACGGCGCCCCGCGTGGTGGCTTCGCTAGACGATGTCATGGCCGTTCTTCCGGAGGGATACAAACTCGGGCCATGGGGACAGATGATCTGGGGCCGAGGCACGGAGGGCGCTCGTGCGCTGATCGGGGCGCGGAGCGCGGATGAGCTCTCTCAGGTTCCCGGGCTTACTGTGGAGAGCGCGCGGGTTCTGCGCAGTTTCTACCAAGGCGCGGTCGACGCTGGAAAGGGAGGCACGACGGCACCGGTCCGCGTGCAACTCCTTGATGACATTATCAGTCGGCTAGGAGGATAAGGAGTAGGAATGGGATTGCGCAGTACGCCCACGCCGAAGCTTCAAGTAACATGTCTCGACGGTGAAGCATGCATTCTATTCCTCGAGCCATGGGGTACCGAGGTGGAGGTCCGGCAGGGAAACGGGCTAACGATCGAAAGCACCGCATTCCTCACCGGAGATGTCGAGATCGGGTTCGTTCCGGAAGGAATAATGGCCGTATTCACCGCCGACGTGCCGATATCGATTACGGACGAGCATGGCCGCAGGTATGGGGTCTAATTCGTCGCTCAGTAGATCTGAGGCTATAAATACCGTCCAACCACGCAGACGCCTGACGGACTAGGCAACTTCGATCGGGAGATCGTCGGCGTCCCTCCTGCGCACCATGTAGTCGCCCTGCGAACGGGCGCCACCCGCAGACCTCAGCTGGATGGCACAAGCCGACCCAGAGGCCGTGGGGCCCTTAAGCCTCGGGGCATCGCCCATGCTCTCGGCCGTCGTGCGCGAGTCGACGACCCGACAATGGTCGTTCACGGCCGGTAGCGGTCGGAGTGCCAGCACGCGAGGCGCCGATCACGGTTTGGGCTTGTCGGCAGGGCCCCCTGGACTCGCGCGAGGCACCAGCCCGGCGCTGAAGCGATTTCAACACTGCGGCGAAGAGCTTCGAGGTTGGCAAACACAGCAAGAGCCGCGCTTGAGGGGCGACGGACGTACGGACCGTGAAGACTCCGTCGCCGGGCTGAGTCGCTTACACGATGACGCCGCGATCATTGAGGAACGGCGCTGGATCAACCGTGACACCCTGCTCGCGCACCTCGAAATGGAGGTGCGGGCCGGTGGCGTTGCCAGTCGAACCGACCTGGCCGATCGGCTGACCGGCAACGATCGATGTTCCGGCGGAGACATCGGTGGCGCTGAGGTGGCCGTACCAGGTCTCGACGCCGTTGCCGTGCGAGATCTTGATGAGCGTGCCGTAGGGGCCACCGTGGCCAACGAACTCAACTGTGCCTGAGGATGCCGCGAGCACGGCCGTTCCGGTCGGCGCGGCGAAGTCGAGACCCGTATGGCAGTCAACCCAGAGCCCGGAACAGTCTCCGAACTCGGCAGTGAGTGTGTAATCGCCGGCCACGGGGATCACCCATTGACCGCCGCCGGTGCCGGTCCCGGCGGAGTCGCCGTACACATCGACGTGAACGTGATCGCGATGCAGGCTCGTGGGGTCAGAGGCGCCGCTGGGATGCGTGTAAGGCCGCCAGCCCTCCTTATTGCGCGCGACCGACCAGATCTGGGCGTCCCAGATCACGTAGCTGACGCCCAGCGCGCTGGCGTTGGTGCGAACCCAATCGGCGGCCTGATCGCCGAGCGACTGCCCGGCCGGGGTGTCCCAGCCCGGGATCATCGCGTCCACCGCACGACCAGTGGCGTGGGACGAGTCGGGATTGCTGGACCGCGTACCGACACCGCCGTACGACGTGATGGTTGGGAACTGCTGGTGCAGACACCGAAGAACCCGGAGTGCGTCGGGAGTGAGGCCCTCCTCCATGTCGGGCCAAGGGGTCTGCGGGCAGTCCATCGCGGCGCCGGTGCCGCAGAGCAGTCCGCCCAGGGGCGAGCTTTCACCTGCCTGCGTCAGGAAGTCGGCGCCGATAACCCGGTGGTCGCTTGGGATGCGCCGCGTCCACTGGCGCACAGGTCGGGCGGCCTCGTCCTGGAAGAAGATGTAGTCGATCGTGCCGCCCCCGACGTGGGTCTGGAGTTGACCGAGAACGTCCATCGTGGAGGTCATCCCGATCTCCGCGAGCGTGCGACGCGGGCCCCAGGGGTCGTTGTCGGAGAACTGACTGTTCATGTCGCCGGCGAGGAACACCGGGCCGTGGTCCGAGAGTCGGCCGACGAGGTCCTGGAGTCGATGCATCCCCTCCAGGTAGAGCCGCTGTCGCAGCGGCCGGTTCGGGCCGTACTTGGCCGGGTTGATCATGTGATGGGTTGCGATCATTGACACCTGTCCCGCGTCGGCGCTCTGCACGGTGACCCACGCGGCGTACCGCTGGTCCCACTTCTGCGGGCCACCGCGGACGATCGTCGTACGACCTGCATCGACCTTCGTCCAGCGATCAGTGCGCCAGAGAACTGCGTTGGAGATCGATTGGATGGGCGAGCGCCCGTAGTCCACTCGGTCGCCGCCTCGCCACGACGCGTAGCCGGGCGGGGTGAACTGTGCAGGAGAGCGACCGGCCATCTCGTTGAGGGACACCAGATCGGGGCGTTGCGCGATCGCCGTGCCGAGGGCCGAGGGAAAGTCAGGGGAGCGGTTGGGGATGTTGGCGTGTACGACGCGCAGACGGTGGTCCGTCCCGGTGCCTTGGCGGGTGGCTGCGACGGGGGCGGTGCCGTCGAGCCCGTCAGATCCGGATGTCAGCAGTCGAGCGACGACCTGGCGGGCGAAGAGCTCGTGGTCGGCGTACCAGCTGCCGGTGGGGTCCGCGGATCGCTGGACTGCCTGCGCGACCTCTCCGAGCGGCATCGTTTGCCAGCCACGAATGTCGAGGAGGCCCGTGTTGGACGTGTGTCGCGCTCGGCCGAAGAACGCGCGTGCCGCCAATCGCGGGTTCGTGACCTGACTGGGGGCGCCCCAGCCGGTCGACGGACGTTGCTGAAAGAGCCCGAGCGAGTCCCGGTCGCCGTAGTCGACATTGACCAGCCGCGACTCCTGCCAGGCGACGGCGACCGCGACCACCATCCCGTATTCAGATACGGCGAGTTGATCGGCCACCGCAACAATCAGCGCTGCGTTCTCGGCCTGCTCCGTCGAAAGGTCCTCGATCGCCGGAACGTCGCCGACCCAGAGATTGTCGCCTGTTCCGTCGTCGCAATTGCTCTCTGCGGCAGCCGCTTCGATGGCGTGCTGGGTGCCGCTCCCGGCGACGACGATAATCAGCGTGACGACGCCGATCGCGAGCATCAGGACGAGCGCGACCAAGGCGTTCATCACCCGCCCGATTAGCTCGCGCCGCGACACGGCGACGAGGACGTACTCGATCATTGCGACTAGTTGTCGGCGGGATCTTCGGTGGACTCGCCAGCGTCTGGGTCTGCCGGGAGGACCCGGGTAACTTCCCATCGAACACCGGAATGCGCGAGGTCGACGGTGAAGGCGCCGCCGTCGGTAGTGACCTCGACCGAGGCCGCGGTAGCGCCGACACCTTGAGCCTTGACCCGGACCACCCGCCGGCCCGCCTCGAGGTTGCCTTGTTCGACGGATTCGAGAGCAGCCGCCAGAGCCGGTGTCGCTCGGTGGCCCAACATGTCGAGCCACTCCTCGCGTGGCAGCTGGACGTCGATGTAATCGCCCACGAACTGGCGCGCGATCCGTTCGACCGCTCGCCGCGTACCTGGTGCTGGTTCCTCGGAGCCTTCGCTGCCCGCCTCGGGCGACGCGGTGCTGGGCGCAGTGGTGGGGGCGGTCGTCGCGTCGTTCGTTTGGCCGCTGTGGGACGTGCTCGTGATCTCACCGGCGGCGAAGAGCACCCCAAGTAGAGCCAACGCAACGAGACCAAGACGAGCTGGCGAGTACAGCGGCCACCGCACGACAGGTGCGAGGACCTCCCACAGGACACCGCGGGTTGTCGTGCGCATCAGTGTCCGGCTCCGGCCGGCTCGTAGACGACGAAGACGCGATTCCCTTGGTCGTCGAGGATCAGGTTGGACTCGTTGACGCGACGAGGCTCAGGCTGGAGCCGGTCGATCCTGCGCCTCGGCGCATTGGCGGTTGGTTCGGCTTCTCTCTGGCCGTCGGCGACGATGCGCGCCGCACGGGCGGGGGCTGTCAGCTCGGGCCCCCGCCGCTCCGAGACAGCTAGGACCGTACGCCGATGGGCCCCAGGGCCGCTCGGCGCCTCGAGTGCGTCTGGATCGCGCTTGCGCACGACGACAATCTCTGGCTCGGGGCG
Proteins encoded in this region:
- a CDS encoding RHS repeat-associated core domain-containing protein, which gives rise to MLLFVVMLAVALGGLSVVPAPLTPQIAAAAEEIDGGNLPDTPSVPVNPLPEVDDPAESIDGLTDSLDDLPTDAETTIPAVSEWADVPAMPVEVRVPAEVAEELPTDPPADEEPESTDEPSPSETASPTPSADPTPEAPTENPAAALDPSETSDPTGEPSSSPTGSPSETSTTTPTTEPSTPVGEAVPEVVVSVEQPADLDVGVVAVEVVAAGEVSPLDLDDPAPEVEMIEPGDPVEGVRVRLDYNDFADIYGGNWADRLVVRAVPVCALEANPVPDCGEGVDVAAINDTGSNTLTFTTLDPALVAAGEDLTEAIDPAAGNDTGREATIEAAAAPAAAGATAYTVSSAPGGYGPAPLSPAGEWQTGVGSGEFSYSYPFQVPPPVGGASPDLALAYSSAAVDGMTTATNGQASPAGVGWVFEPGYISRSYGSCQEDENNPSLGDMCWKEKSGPNGDTLVEELSLSFNGHSGRLIDTRSGDNQYRLKNDPGWRIQRFSGSSDLAVRPSNEDDNDEGFRVTSPDGTEYWFGWGHAGQDSVWTVPVYGNDPGEPCYDANKTAAARWCQQGWRWNLDKIVDTSGNVIRFSYTSEQNVYGRWGRPFDSGARSTYDRGGMLTKVEYGFNGDFGAQQVVDITRERRCTGLLDGAGTCDDPKASPGQWPDVPVDLICYQGSNECPVGPSFFTTNRYDRITTRVRDEGMMRLVDEYKLEYTMPDPDGADGESPRDLWLNKIIRIGHSGTTTATMPAIDFAAVSKNNRIPAGTEPGKYAKMRIDRVHNELGGLIDVDYGHGGPNGSNACDVPYVENRFRWGSDKDCFAVQWSRPSDDKSVFTWFHKYVVTQVSLGDNSLGLGTNWTSNKPVTVAKRRVYDYEYRGNPSWRFAGSNNTPTADESWSDWRGYETTVVHTRKTGPRGDLMEGDVARTKTVRFRGMSGAPQNPDQVENADGAVATSPKYIDSEEHTGENHKSEEDHAWLEGLTAETSILRPLGTLIERTFTDYGVIPTAQDDKLKRQARIRYENSVTTTTQLFDEAGDPTGQRKHSISYDVIGDGVGDPSLEDGALDLLVGAVQTVHDLGDAASGTDGTCEFTDYDSAPGKWIRVPATEQLHNGVCPNRDGDGGGNVVARTQVIYDKGGSLDRGLPTQTKQWTSDVLGWAGLHTINTYATYDTYGRVIETRTPGGSGNVLTTTTNYNPGSGDALPVAEVKTIQHDVLQRENDALNDLISTTHYLPGRGVPTRVVTGASGAQSDDDATTSIAYDPLGRPVDVWLPGRSREHNAGHPSTSYTYSWPVGEIPSRVRTKTLRTDTSPGTAGDEIYDESYTYIDGWGRTLETQVPQPGGSGRIVSVTGYDELGQVRYTMPGVLNPGTPGNALVNPDPATVARYSLTEYDAAGRPISVEDRLPDGTATTVTQYRGDVTEVNAPAIGFTRTQVDVWDRATSVQQFKVNADHATDIVDYTYTARGELSSATKPRLPGSPTWTYTYDMAGRQIKAFDPDTGRTETEYDDAGNPTRVRTFAIGGLANPATVIATRYDRLSRPLVKYDLTDVADPATEAGTVLTEWSYDNRLVPRSAGRLTSVRQPITGIDAVGEAPAIAGAYVTGVTSYDARGQAIKTYETYPASLTGEEATSSDTVTHTTTRSYNQAGLPETVTYPSAPELPPMEVAYSYTTGGRMKTMRIKNSTGDTGLRAAEVGYDDLGRPAEITSGKYTGDTFLTGLRRTYSYESQTGRPNLIRGWITPGAPGGTAGAEYRALELDYAYDPVGNPTHITGTAQTTHGGADTKSTWCYSYDGLNRLVNAKTATTETCSTLVPEGSEHAGATLVVGDSYDLSYTYDADRLTSVAGAGETITYANDNTNGTRPHHTTDLDPTGTLDANTIENWPAELPAPGQIEMDGQGRITAWTRDATEQAPGPMPNKGPISGGISYAYNNLGQLAGVTATDNHSASHTYGYRADGTRLVRRTKDGNKVATTFYRADGTEVTRTHTGTATGVDVDDTSVRNLATLDGVPVAIQTSTTANPAGNADAAWTWPLADTQGSLRLTYEHRSHSEGTIQRPNYYPFGDPVVDGAASVPTTTNGRGYLNKPHDVTGGIRLDHRNYEASFNILTTPDPLLVPSNPQSFNPYAYSANNPIAAVDPSGLRCKDLPVSGNVKTASCGSADPNNNDTDSGSDSGSSGDPYAGLSEDEAAPLDAWTEEGLAAGMSPEEAQQFAFDRYFQTFLSQSGDGGYEKVKKLYCGGAGTSTPLCTGPTLKSFIELVLTASMFVGVGEFGVAGRSGYQALRALLGRGAATSTAPRVVASLDDVMAVLPEGYKLGPWGQMIWGRGTEGARALIGARSADELSQVPGLTVESARVLRSFYQGAVDAGKGGTTAPVRVQLLDDIISRLGG
- a CDS encoding peptidoglycan DD-metalloendopeptidase family protein; the protein is MIEYVLVAVSRRELIGRVMNALVALVLMLAIGVVTLIIVVAGSGTQHAIEAAAAESNCDDGTGDNLWVGDVPAIEDLSTEQAENAALIVAVADQLAVSEYGMVVAVAVAWQESRLVNVDYGDRDSLGLFQQRPSTGWGAPSQVTNPRLAARAFFGRARHTSNTGLLDIRGWQTMPLGEVAQAVQRSADPTGSWYADHELFARQVVARLLTSGSDGLDGTAPVAATRQGTGTDHRLRVVHANIPNRSPDFPSALGTAIAQRPDLVSLNEMAGRSPAQFTPPGYASWRGGDRVDYGRSPIQSISNAVLWRTDRWTKVDAGRTTIVRGGPQKWDQRYAAWVTVQSADAGQVSMIATHHMINPAKYGPNRPLRQRLYLEGMHRLQDLVGRLSDHGPVFLAGDMNSQFSDNDPWGPRRTLAEIGMTSTMDVLGQLQTHVGGGTIDYIFFQDEAARPVRQWTRRIPSDHRVIGADFLTQAGESSPLGGLLCGTGAAMDCPQTPWPDMEEGLTPDALRVLRCLHQQFPTITSYGGVGTRSSNPDSSHATGRAVDAMIPGWDTPAGQSLGDQAADWVRTNASALGVSYVIWDAQIWSVARNKEGWRPYTHPSGASDPTSLHRDHVHVDVYGDSAGTGTGGGQWVIPVAGDYTLTAEFGDCSGLWVDCHTGLDFAAPTGTAVLAASSGTVEFVGHGGPYGTLIKISHGNGVETWYGHLSATDVSAGTSIVAGQPIGQVGSTGNATGPHLHFEVREQGVTVDPAPFLNDRGVIV